In Haematobia irritans isolate KBUSLIRL chromosome 1, ASM5000362v1, whole genome shotgun sequence, a genomic segment contains:
- the Fer2 gene encoding basic helix-loop-helix domain-containing Fer2 isoform X5, which produces MSRNQLPDSSSSPPISHISFHNFDDDMINDLPSCVYAGGSNAVGGSSNASLRMNSNNYRQMQQQYMQQQQSNENILDSSTNIGLNTGNNNNAQGLMCGSSPNPNNSSSYNTASYKIQRQQANVRERKRIQSSINSAFDELRVHVPTFPYEKRLSKIDTLRLAIAYISLLREVLQSDYDPLTYVEKCLRGEIKADKANWNTNLTARLSWINWENLGVHPGRRTLLTSLALSSEPMCGVHCGPP; this is translated from the exons ATGTCGCGCAATCAATTACCGGATTCATCATCTTCCCCACCCATTAG CCATATATCCTTTCATAATTTTGATGATGACATGATAAATGATTTGCCCTCTTGCGTCTATGCAGGAGGTTCAAATGCCGTCGGCGGCAGTAGTAATGCATCTTTGCGAATGAATTCAAACAATTATCGTCAAATGCAACAACAATATATGCAGCAACAACAAAGTAATG aaaatattttggattCTTCAACAAACATCGGCTTGAATaccggcaacaacaacaatgcccaAGGATTAATGTGCGGTAGTAGTCCGAATCCAAATAATAGCAGTTCATACAATACCGCTTCATACAAAATTCAGCGACAACAGGCGAATGTACGGGAAAGGAAGCGAATCCAGAG TAGTATCAATTCAGCCTTTGATGAGTTAAGGGTCCATGTACCCACTTTCCCATATGAAAAGCGTTTAAGCAAAATCGACACTTTGCGTCTGGCGATAGCCTATATTTCCTTGTTGCGCGAAGTTCTTCAATCGGATTATGATCCCCTAACATATGTGGAGAAATGTTTGAGAGGGGAAATTAAAGCAGATAAAGCCAATTGGAATACCA ATTTGACTGCTCGGCTTTCATGGATCAATTGGGAAAACTTGGGAGTACATCCAGGACGAAGAACTTTATTAACTTCATTGGCCTTGTCGTCCGAACCCATGTGTGGTGTACATTGTGGACCGCCATAA
- the Fer2 gene encoding basic helix-loop-helix domain-containing Fer2 isoform X2, with amino-acid sequence MSRNQLPDSSSSPPISHISFHNFDDDMINDLPSCVYAGGSNAVGGSSNASLRMNSNNYRQMQQQYMQQQQSNENILDSSTNIGLNTGNNNNAQGLMCGSSPNPNNSSSYNTASYKIQRQQANVRERKRIQRSAPTGYNNICSINSAFDELRVHVPTFPYEKRLSKIDTLRLAIAYISLLREVLQSDYDPLTYVEKCLRGEIKADKANWNTNLTARLSWINWENLGVHPGRRTLLTSLALSSEPMCGVHCGPP; translated from the exons ATGTCGCGCAATCAATTACCGGATTCATCATCTTCCCCACCCATTAG CCATATATCCTTTCATAATTTTGATGATGACATGATAAATGATTTGCCCTCTTGCGTCTATGCAGGAGGTTCAAATGCCGTCGGCGGCAGTAGTAATGCATCTTTGCGAATGAATTCAAACAATTATCGTCAAATGCAACAACAATATATGCAGCAACAACAAAGTAATG aaaatattttggattCTTCAACAAACATCGGCTTGAATaccggcaacaacaacaatgcccaAGGATTAATGTGCGGTAGTAGTCCGAATCCAAATAATAGCAGTTCATACAATACCGCTTCATACAAAATTCAGCGACAACAGGCGAATGTACGGGAAAGGAAGCGAATCCAGAGGTCGGCACCAACTGGGTACAACAATATATG TAGTATCAATTCAGCCTTTGATGAGTTAAGGGTCCATGTACCCACTTTCCCATATGAAAAGCGTTTAAGCAAAATCGACACTTTGCGTCTGGCGATAGCCTATATTTCCTTGTTGCGCGAAGTTCTTCAATCGGATTATGATCCCCTAACATATGTGGAGAAATGTTTGAGAGGGGAAATTAAAGCAGATAAAGCCAATTGGAATACCA ATTTGACTGCTCGGCTTTCATGGATCAATTGGGAAAACTTGGGAGTACATCCAGGACGAAGAACTTTATTAACTTCATTGGCCTTGTCGTCCGAACCCATGTGTGGTGTACATTGTGGACCGCCATAA
- the Fer2 gene encoding basic helix-loop-helix domain-containing Fer2 isoform X1, translated as MSRNQLPDSSSSPPISHISFHNFDDDMINDLPSCVYAGGSNAVGGSSNASLRMNSNNYRQMQQQYMQQQQSNENILDSSTNIGLNTGNNNNAQGLMCGSSPNPNNSSSYNTASYKIQRQQANVRERKRIQRSAPTGYNNICSINSAFDELRVHVPTFPYEKRLSKIDTLRLAIAYISLLREVLQSDYDPLTYVEKCLRGEIKADKANWNTSDLTARLSWINWENLGVHPGRRTLLTSLALSSEPMCGVHCGPP; from the exons ATGTCGCGCAATCAATTACCGGATTCATCATCTTCCCCACCCATTAG CCATATATCCTTTCATAATTTTGATGATGACATGATAAATGATTTGCCCTCTTGCGTCTATGCAGGAGGTTCAAATGCCGTCGGCGGCAGTAGTAATGCATCTTTGCGAATGAATTCAAACAATTATCGTCAAATGCAACAACAATATATGCAGCAACAACAAAGTAATG aaaatattttggattCTTCAACAAACATCGGCTTGAATaccggcaacaacaacaatgcccaAGGATTAATGTGCGGTAGTAGTCCGAATCCAAATAATAGCAGTTCATACAATACCGCTTCATACAAAATTCAGCGACAACAGGCGAATGTACGGGAAAGGAAGCGAATCCAGAGGTCGGCACCAACTGGGTACAACAATATATG TAGTATCAATTCAGCCTTTGATGAGTTAAGGGTCCATGTACCCACTTTCCCATATGAAAAGCGTTTAAGCAAAATCGACACTTTGCGTCTGGCGATAGCCTATATTTCCTTGTTGCGCGAAGTTCTTCAATCGGATTATGATCCCCTAACATATGTGGAGAAATGTTTGAGAGGGGAAATTAAAGCAGATAAAGCCAATTGGAATACCAGTG ATTTGACTGCTCGGCTTTCATGGATCAATTGGGAAAACTTGGGAGTACATCCAGGACGAAGAACTTTATTAACTTCATTGGCCTTGTCGTCCGAACCCATGTGTGGTGTACATTGTGGACCGCCATAA
- the Fer2 gene encoding basic helix-loop-helix domain-containing Fer2 isoform X6 yields the protein MINDLPSCVYAGGSNAVGGSSNASLRMNSNNYRQMQQQYMQQQQSNENILDSSTNIGLNTGNNNNAQGLMCGSSPNPNNSSSYNTASYKIQRQQANVRERKRIQRSAPTGYNNICSINSAFDELRVHVPTFPYEKRLSKIDTLRLAIAYISLLREVLQSDYDPLTYVEKCLRGEIKADKANWNTSDLTARLSWINWENLGVHPGRRTLLTSLALSSEPMCGVHCGPP from the exons ATGATAAATGATTTGCCCTCTTGCGTCTATGCAGGAGGTTCAAATGCCGTCGGCGGCAGTAGTAATGCATCTTTGCGAATGAATTCAAACAATTATCGTCAAATGCAACAACAATATATGCAGCAACAACAAAGTAATG aaaatattttggattCTTCAACAAACATCGGCTTGAATaccggcaacaacaacaatgcccaAGGATTAATGTGCGGTAGTAGTCCGAATCCAAATAATAGCAGTTCATACAATACCGCTTCATACAAAATTCAGCGACAACAGGCGAATGTACGGGAAAGGAAGCGAATCCAGAGGTCGGCACCAACTGGGTACAACAATATATG TAGTATCAATTCAGCCTTTGATGAGTTAAGGGTCCATGTACCCACTTTCCCATATGAAAAGCGTTTAAGCAAAATCGACACTTTGCGTCTGGCGATAGCCTATATTTCCTTGTTGCGCGAAGTTCTTCAATCGGATTATGATCCCCTAACATATGTGGAGAAATGTTTGAGAGGGGAAATTAAAGCAGATAAAGCCAATTGGAATACCAGTG ATTTGACTGCTCGGCTTTCATGGATCAATTGGGAAAACTTGGGAGTACATCCAGGACGAAGAACTTTATTAACTTCATTGGCCTTGTCGTCCGAACCCATGTGTGGTGTACATTGTGGACCGCCATAA
- the Fer2 gene encoding basic helix-loop-helix domain-containing Fer2 isoform X3, with the protein MSRNQLPDSSSSPPISHISFHNFDDDMINDLPSCVYAGGSNAVGGSSNASLRMNSNNYRQMQQQYMQQQQSNENILDSSTNIGLNTGNNNNAQGLMCGSSPNPNNSSSYNTASYKIQRQQANVRERKRIQRSAPTGSINSAFDELRVHVPTFPYEKRLSKIDTLRLAIAYISLLREVLQSDYDPLTYVEKCLRGEIKADKANWNTSDLTARLSWINWENLGVHPGRRTLLTSLALSSEPMCGVHCGPP; encoded by the exons ATGTCGCGCAATCAATTACCGGATTCATCATCTTCCCCACCCATTAG CCATATATCCTTTCATAATTTTGATGATGACATGATAAATGATTTGCCCTCTTGCGTCTATGCAGGAGGTTCAAATGCCGTCGGCGGCAGTAGTAATGCATCTTTGCGAATGAATTCAAACAATTATCGTCAAATGCAACAACAATATATGCAGCAACAACAAAGTAATG aaaatattttggattCTTCAACAAACATCGGCTTGAATaccggcaacaacaacaatgcccaAGGATTAATGTGCGGTAGTAGTCCGAATCCAAATAATAGCAGTTCATACAATACCGCTTCATACAAAATTCAGCGACAACAGGCGAATGTACGGGAAAGGAAGCGAATCCAGAGGTCGGCACCAACTGG TAGTATCAATTCAGCCTTTGATGAGTTAAGGGTCCATGTACCCACTTTCCCATATGAAAAGCGTTTAAGCAAAATCGACACTTTGCGTCTGGCGATAGCCTATATTTCCTTGTTGCGCGAAGTTCTTCAATCGGATTATGATCCCCTAACATATGTGGAGAAATGTTTGAGAGGGGAAATTAAAGCAGATAAAGCCAATTGGAATACCAGTG ATTTGACTGCTCGGCTTTCATGGATCAATTGGGAAAACTTGGGAGTACATCCAGGACGAAGAACTTTATTAACTTCATTGGCCTTGTCGTCCGAACCCATGTGTGGTGTACATTGTGGACCGCCATAA
- the Fer2 gene encoding basic helix-loop-helix domain-containing Fer2 isoform X4, which produces MSRNQLPDSSSSPPISHISFHNFDDDMINDLPSCVYAGGSNAVGGSSNASLRMNSNNYRQMQQQYMQQQQSNENILDSSTNIGLNTGNNNNAQGLMCGSSPNPNNSSSYNTASYKIQRQQANVRERKRIQSSINSAFDELRVHVPTFPYEKRLSKIDTLRLAIAYISLLREVLQSDYDPLTYVEKCLRGEIKADKANWNTSDLTARLSWINWENLGVHPGRRTLLTSLALSSEPMCGVHCGPP; this is translated from the exons ATGTCGCGCAATCAATTACCGGATTCATCATCTTCCCCACCCATTAG CCATATATCCTTTCATAATTTTGATGATGACATGATAAATGATTTGCCCTCTTGCGTCTATGCAGGAGGTTCAAATGCCGTCGGCGGCAGTAGTAATGCATCTTTGCGAATGAATTCAAACAATTATCGTCAAATGCAACAACAATATATGCAGCAACAACAAAGTAATG aaaatattttggattCTTCAACAAACATCGGCTTGAATaccggcaacaacaacaatgcccaAGGATTAATGTGCGGTAGTAGTCCGAATCCAAATAATAGCAGTTCATACAATACCGCTTCATACAAAATTCAGCGACAACAGGCGAATGTACGGGAAAGGAAGCGAATCCAGAG TAGTATCAATTCAGCCTTTGATGAGTTAAGGGTCCATGTACCCACTTTCCCATATGAAAAGCGTTTAAGCAAAATCGACACTTTGCGTCTGGCGATAGCCTATATTTCCTTGTTGCGCGAAGTTCTTCAATCGGATTATGATCCCCTAACATATGTGGAGAAATGTTTGAGAGGGGAAATTAAAGCAGATAAAGCCAATTGGAATACCAGTG ATTTGACTGCTCGGCTTTCATGGATCAATTGGGAAAACTTGGGAGTACATCCAGGACGAAGAACTTTATTAACTTCATTGGCCTTGTCGTCCGAACCCATGTGTGGTGTACATTGTGGACCGCCATAA